Proteins from a genomic interval of Thermococcus sp.:
- the fba gene encoding class I fructose-bisphosphate aldolase: protein MDAYQSVGIRRRLRRFFRRDGRALIFAMDHGFEHGPTDFEPVWEHVNPRVIIRKVIRAGIDGVMMLPGIARIAGDEVKPNVGLMIKLTSKTNLRPKEEQLLQSQLAFVEDAVKLGADAIAATVYWGSPAEDVMMRQFAEIASYAHDLGFPVVQFAYPRGPYITEKYGKKEDYRVVMYGARAAAESGADMIKTYWTGSRETFAKVVDAAAGVPVLLSGGAKKDNPVDFLKVVWEVIEAGGAGAVVGRNIFQRENPEPFIKALLRVIHRNEDPEEAAKAEGLL, encoded by the coding sequence ATGGACGCCTACCAGAGCGTTGGGATAAGAAGAAGGCTTAGGAGGTTCTTCCGCAGGGATGGAAGGGCGCTGATTTTCGCGATGGACCATGGCTTTGAGCATGGACCAACGGATTTTGAGCCTGTCTGGGAGCATGTGAATCCCAGGGTTATCATCAGGAAGGTCATCAGAGCGGGGATAGACGGTGTCATGATGCTCCCCGGAATCGCGAGGATTGCCGGCGACGAGGTCAAGCCGAACGTTGGCCTGATGATAAAGCTCACGAGCAAGACCAACCTCCGCCCGAAGGAGGAGCAACTCCTTCAGAGCCAGCTGGCCTTCGTCGAGGATGCGGTAAAACTCGGGGCCGATGCCATAGCGGCCACCGTCTACTGGGGCAGTCCAGCTGAGGATGTTATGATGCGTCAGTTCGCGGAGATAGCGAGCTACGCCCACGACCTAGGGTTCCCTGTTGTGCAGTTTGCCTATCCGCGTGGTCCGTACATCACAGAGAAGTACGGCAAAAAAGAGGACTACCGCGTCGTCATGTACGGCGCGAGGGCCGCGGCCGAGAGCGGAGCGGACATGATAAAGACCTACTGGACCGGCTCGAGGGAGACCTTTGCAAAGGTCGTTGATGCAGCGGCGGGAGTCCCCGTTCTGCTCAGTGGAGGTGCAAAAAAAGACAACCCTGTGGATTTCCTGAAAGTTGTTTGGGAAGTCATTGAAGCCGGTGGCGCGGGGGCCGTCGTTGGAAGGAACATATTCCAGCGCGAGAACCCTGAGCCCTTCATAAAGGCCCTCCTTCGCGTCATTCATAGGAACGAGGACCCGGAGGAGGCAGCGAAAGCTGAGGGCCTTCTGTAG
- a CDS encoding alpha/beta hydrolase, translated as MDVYRAKFGTPDRGWVVLVHGLGEHSGRYGKLIGMLNEAGFAVYTFDWPGHGKSPGKRGHASIEETLEIIDSIIEEIGEEPFIFGHSLGGLTVIRYAETRSNRIKGIVASSPALAKSPETPGFMVALAKFLGKIAPGITLSNGIRPELLSRNRDAVRRYVEDPLVHDRISAKLGRSIFVNMELAHLEADRIKVPVLLLVGTGDVITPPEGAKRLFDRLKVKDKTLKEFPGAYHEIFEDPEWGDDFHRTVVEWLLEHSG; from the coding sequence ATGGATGTTTACCGGGCCAAATTCGGAACGCCCGACAGGGGCTGGGTCGTTTTGGTGCACGGCCTCGGCGAGCACAGCGGTCGCTACGGAAAGCTGATAGGAATGCTGAACGAGGCTGGTTTTGCCGTTTACACCTTCGACTGGCCGGGACACGGGAAGAGCCCCGGCAAAAGGGGGCACGCGAGCATTGAGGAAACACTGGAGATAATCGACTCCATAATCGAGGAAATAGGGGAGGAGCCCTTCATCTTTGGCCACAGCCTCGGCGGTCTAACAGTTATCCGCTACGCAGAGACGAGGAGCAATAGGATAAAGGGCATAGTCGCTTCATCACCTGCCCTCGCGAAGAGCCCCGAAACGCCGGGCTTTATGGTCGCCTTGGCAAAGTTCCTCGGGAAGATTGCACCGGGAATAACGCTGTCCAACGGCATAAGGCCGGAACTCCTCTCCAGAAACAGGGACGCCGTGAGGAGGTACGTGGAGGACCCTCTGGTCCACGATAGGATTTCGGCAAAGCTCGGCAGGAGCATATTCGTCAACATGGAACTGGCCCACTTGGAAGCCGACAGGATAAAAGTCCCGGTTCTCCTTCTTGTGGGGACAGGCGATGTGATAACCCCGCCAGAAGGAGCTAAAAGGCTCTTTGATAGGCTAAAGGTCAAGGACAAGACGCTGAAGGAGTTTCCGGGGGCTTACCACGAGATATTCGAGGACCCGGAGTGGGGAGATGATTTTCACAGAACGGTTGTTGAGTGGTTGCTGGAGCACTCTGGTTAG
- a CDS encoding dicarboxylate/amino acid:cation symporter produces the protein MGLLRKYLEYPVLWKILYGLIFGAIFGLIAGHFGWTGFVETYIKPFGDLFVRLLKMLVMPIVLASLVVGAASISPARLGRVGVKIIFYYLATSAMAVFFGLIVGRLFNVGSGVNLGSGTGKAIEAKSPSLVQTLLNVVPTNPFASLTNGAVLQVIFFAIILGIAITYLMNREEERVRKSAETLLRFFDGLAEAMYLIVGGVMQYAPIGVFALIAYVMAKEGLKVVGPLAKVVGAVYLGLFLQIVITYFILLKIFGIDPIKFIRKAKDAMLTAFVTRSSSGTLPVTMRVAEEMGVDKGIYSFTLPLGATINMDGTALYQGVTVLFVANAIGHPLTLSQQLVVVLTAVLASIGTAGVPGAGAIMLAMVLQSVGLDLTPGSPVALAYAMILGIDAILDMGRTMVNVTGDLTGTTIVAKTEGELDLSKWAD, from the coding sequence ATGGGGCTGCTGAGAAAGTACCTTGAATATCCCGTCCTTTGGAAGATACTCTATGGTTTAATTTTTGGTGCGATCTTCGGGTTGATAGCAGGACACTTCGGCTGGACGGGTTTCGTGGAAACCTACATCAAGCCCTTTGGAGACCTCTTCGTCAGACTGCTGAAGATGCTCGTGATGCCGATTGTTCTGGCATCTCTCGTCGTCGGTGCGGCGAGTATAAGTCCTGCTCGTCTCGGTCGCGTCGGTGTTAAGATAATATTCTACTACCTTGCCACTTCTGCGATGGCAGTTTTCTTCGGCCTCATAGTCGGCAGGCTCTTCAACGTTGGTTCCGGTGTCAACCTCGGCTCTGGAACGGGTAAGGCAATCGAAGCCAAGAGCCCCTCGCTGGTTCAAACGCTCCTCAACGTTGTGCCAACCAACCCCTTCGCATCGCTGACAAACGGAGCGGTTCTGCAGGTCATATTCTTCGCCATAATCCTGGGTATTGCAATCACCTACCTCATGAACAGGGAAGAGGAGAGGGTCAGGAAGTCGGCCGAGACACTGCTCAGGTTCTTTGACGGTCTCGCCGAGGCGATGTACCTAATCGTCGGCGGTGTCATGCAGTACGCTCCCATAGGCGTGTTTGCGCTTATAGCCTACGTCATGGCCAAGGAAGGCCTTAAAGTCGTCGGACCTCTGGCAAAAGTCGTCGGCGCGGTTTACCTCGGCCTGTTCCTGCAGATTGTCATAACGTACTTTATACTCCTGAAAATCTTTGGCATTGACCCCATCAAGTTCATCAGAAAGGCAAAGGATGCCATGCTTACCGCCTTCGTTACGAGGAGCTCAAGCGGAACCCTGCCCGTTACGATGCGCGTGGCTGAGGAGATGGGCGTTGACAAGGGTATATACTCCTTTACCCTGCCACTCGGCGCGACGATAAACATGGACGGAACGGCACTCTATCAGGGTGTTACAGTCCTCTTCGTTGCAAACGCAATCGGCCACCCACTCACGCTGAGCCAGCAACTTGTGGTTGTTCTTACTGCAGTCCTTGCTTCAATCGGAACTGCCGGCGTTCCCGGGGCTGGAGCCATAATGCTCGCAATGGTTCTTCAAAGCGTTGGCCTTGACCTAACCCCCGGAAGTCCAGTGGCTTTAGCCTATGCGATGATACTTGGAATTGACGCGATACTCGACATGGGCAGAACCATGGTCAACGTTACCGGCGACCTTACCGGAACTACGATTGTTGCAAAGACCGAGGGTGAGCTAGACCTCTCCAAGTGGGCCGACTGA
- a CDS encoding iron-sulfur cluster assembly protein yields MREEEILELLKKVKNPITNMDIVSEGLVSKVEIDEEDRTVRIYVAFLRYTPAHPFAMAVNWAVQARIIKDMAKVLEDKLGYFEIIDDTSLQRYYPIEEEV; encoded by the coding sequence TTGAGGGAGGAGGAGATACTTGAACTGCTCAAAAAAGTGAAAAATCCTATAACCAACATGGACATAGTCAGTGAAGGGCTTGTCAGCAAGGTTGAGATAGACGAGGAAGATAGGACAGTGAGAATATACGTTGCGTTCCTAAGGTATACCCCGGCCCATCCCTTTGCAATGGCCGTCAACTGGGCGGTTCAGGCTAGGATAATCAAGGACATGGCAAAGGTTTTAGAGGATAAGCTCGGGTACTTTGAAATAATCGACGATACCTCTCTCCAGAGGTATTATCCGATTGAGGAGGAGGTCTAA
- a CDS encoding CGP-CTERM sorting domain-containing protein yields the protein MRKFGFMVIALLFFGVLSGGVLASDDYKEVQKNEYWVSWNGSANVTLITTVYSPESLLNKTRESIAQMGLENATKAFVTQMAQRLSQEGYYLKNATGEIIGYNSTGPLTTIIRGEIPNFAKYYSYGDVWEITLDILRVADLAQIDPTKMNGSMTLENYFIVHLPKGAKITEIPNNYSAQSNGSYIKIQVSTNGTTVYVHSIIHFAKGVTYSDIQAIYGQPRAFVIQYKGKAGVENYTTWEMRIHNNITVQENQTVFDSVEEYIKPESYINYLKFQITYQGVQQAEQSLYQKYAQSFQVQGVGVKSGSVKILNLNSTGPLIVKYHFILTNFTHRINGTYVYAYDPKLELGNMQFLNRLDAAINETKITKFILPEGAKFTELPNDINIELNGSFVKMTVKKVNDREVIVTSNVYLRYGTPVNAYQTLMAKVPNRVEFKYTLSEKESSNGICGPALLVGLALLPLLYRRRR from the coding sequence ATGAGGAAGTTTGGATTTATGGTGATAGCTCTCCTGTTCTTTGGAGTCCTTTCGGGAGGAGTACTGGCCTCTGACGACTACAAAGAAGTACAAAAGAACGAGTACTGGGTTTCATGGAACGGAAGTGCTAACGTTACTCTCATTACTACCGTTTACAGTCCAGAAAGCCTCCTCAACAAGACCAGGGAGAGCATAGCTCAGATGGGACTTGAAAACGCTACTAAAGCCTTTGTGACTCAGATGGCTCAGAGGTTATCTCAAGAGGGTTATTATCTAAAAAATGCAACTGGAGAAATAATAGGATATAACTCAACAGGGCCCCTAACAACGATAATTAGAGGGGAGATACCGAACTTTGCGAAGTATTACTCCTACGGAGACGTCTGGGAAATCACCCTTGATATTCTTCGAGTTGCGGATTTGGCACAGATTGATCCTACCAAAATGAACGGGAGCATGACATTGGAAAACTACTTTATTGTTCACCTTCCCAAAGGGGCAAAAATAACGGAAATTCCTAACAACTATTCGGCACAGTCAAACGGGAGTTACATAAAAATCCAGGTCAGTACAAACGGCACCACAGTTTACGTTCATTCAATAATACACTTTGCAAAGGGCGTGACTTACTCCGATATTCAGGCAATTTACGGCCAGCCACGGGCTTTTGTAATACAATATAAGGGAAAAGCAGGAGTTGAGAACTACACAACCTGGGAGATGAGGATACACAACAACATAACAGTTCAAGAGAACCAGACGGTTTTTGACAGCGTTGAGGAATATATCAAGCCTGAATCCTACATCAACTATCTTAAGTTCCAGATAACTTATCAAGGAGTTCAGCAGGCTGAGCAGAGCCTGTATCAAAAATACGCTCAAAGCTTTCAGGTTCAGGGTGTTGGAGTTAAAAGTGGATCTGTCAAGATACTTAATTTGAACTCAACGGGTCCGCTTATTGTAAAATACCACTTCATCCTCACGAACTTTACTCACAGGATAAACGGAACATACGTTTATGCCTATGACCCTAAGCTTGAACTCGGAAACATGCAATTCCTGAATAGGCTTGACGCAGCAATAAATGAGACAAAAATTACAAAGTTTATCCTTCCAGAGGGTGCAAAGTTCACGGAGCTCCCGAATGATATAAACATTGAACTCAATGGGAGTTTCGTCAAAATGACTGTGAAAAAAGTTAATGACAGAGAAGTTATAGTCACGAGCAACGTATACCTACGCTATGGAACTCCTGTAAATGCCTACCAAACCCTAATGGCCAAAGTGCCGAATAGAGTCGAATTCAAATACACCCTAAGTGAAAAAGAATCCTCCAACGGAATCTGCGGTCCGGCCCTTCTGGTTGGGCTTGCACTACTGCCCCTCCTCTACAGGAGGAGGCGCTGA
- a CDS encoding pyruvate/oxaloacetate carboxyltransferase: MNRVEIIDTTFRDAHQSLIATRLQTEDMLKIAETMDKIGFYSMEVWGGATFDVCIRYLKEDPWERLRLLREHIRKTKLQMLLRGQNVVGYRHYPDDVVEKFVELAHKNGIDIFRVFDALNDVRNMEVAIRKAKEVGAEVQGAIAYTTGKVFTLEYYMKKVEELLTLDVDVITIKDMAGLLTPWKAYELVSEIKETYGVPVNVHTHSTTGMAVATYLKAVEAGADFIDTAISPLAFGTAQPGIQTIWHALPEAVGSHLDRDLIHRVSRYLKKLLEEKYWGLLHKETLMVNPYVLKYQVPGGMFSNLIAQLKEMNALDKLDEVLEEIPHVRADLGWPPLVTPTSQIVGTQAVFNVLFGRYKQITKQVKDYIKGLYGRPPAEINPELKKLVLGDEEPIKERPGSLLKPALEECRKKLEELGYLHKEEDVLTYCLFPEVALEFFRARAEGKVRVEPPKKAQRVKIYVNGVEFEVGIEGVDLGALRYLPQAGGTVSIPKSVPLSALSSAPVSAPVSTPAPSSVPVQASPNTVTAPMPGKILKVLVSEGQEVKTGQGLVVLEAMKMENEIPAPKDGVVKKIYVKEGDTVNTGDPLIELE, encoded by the coding sequence ATGAACAGGGTAGAGATTATAGACACTACATTTCGCGACGCTCACCAGTCGCTCATCGCAACGCGCCTCCAGACGGAGGACATGCTGAAGATAGCCGAAACCATGGACAAAATAGGCTTCTACTCAATGGAGGTCTGGGGAGGAGCGACCTTCGACGTATGCATACGCTATCTTAAGGAGGACCCGTGGGAGAGGCTCAGGCTTCTCAGGGAGCACATAAGGAAGACTAAACTCCAGATGCTCCTTAGGGGGCAGAACGTTGTCGGCTACAGGCACTATCCCGACGATGTCGTGGAGAAGTTCGTCGAGCTGGCGCATAAAAATGGAATCGATATCTTCCGGGTTTTCGACGCCCTCAATGACGTCAGAAACATGGAAGTTGCAATAAGGAAGGCCAAGGAGGTTGGAGCGGAGGTTCAGGGGGCAATAGCCTACACAACCGGGAAGGTGTTTACTCTTGAATACTACATGAAAAAGGTTGAGGAGCTTCTAACTTTGGACGTTGACGTAATCACAATAAAGGACATGGCGGGTCTCTTAACTCCCTGGAAGGCCTACGAGCTCGTCAGTGAGATTAAGGAAACCTACGGCGTTCCAGTCAACGTTCACACCCACTCAACCACTGGAATGGCAGTGGCAACGTATCTTAAGGCCGTCGAAGCGGGTGCGGATTTCATTGATACCGCCATAAGCCCACTGGCCTTTGGAACCGCACAGCCGGGGATACAAACGATATGGCATGCCCTTCCAGAAGCGGTAGGAAGCCATCTGGACAGGGATTTAATCCACAGGGTTTCTCGATATTTGAAGAAACTCCTAGAGGAAAAGTACTGGGGGTTGCTTCACAAGGAAACTCTCATGGTGAACCCCTACGTTCTTAAGTATCAGGTTCCCGGTGGAATGTTCTCGAACCTCATAGCCCAGCTCAAGGAGATGAACGCGCTCGACAAACTCGATGAGGTTCTGGAAGAGATTCCCCATGTTAGGGCCGATTTGGGATGGCCTCCGCTCGTCACACCGACGAGCCAGATAGTTGGAACCCAGGCCGTTTTCAACGTCTTATTCGGGAGATACAAGCAGATAACGAAGCAGGTAAAGGACTACATCAAAGGGCTCTACGGAAGGCCACCGGCGGAGATAAACCCCGAACTCAAAAAGCTCGTCCTCGGAGACGAGGAGCCGATTAAAGAGAGGCCGGGGAGCCTGCTCAAGCCTGCCCTTGAGGAGTGCAGGAAAAAGCTTGAAGAACTCGGTTACCTCCACAAGGAGGAGGACGTATTAACCTACTGCCTCTTTCCGGAAGTTGCGCTTGAGTTCTTCAGGGCCAGGGCCGAGGGAAAGGTTAGGGTGGAACCGCCTAAGAAGGCTCAGAGGGTTAAAATCTACGTCAACGGCGTTGAGTTTGAGGTCGGTATCGAGGGTGTTGATTTGGGCGCACTTAGATACCTACCACAGGCAGGTGGAACAGTTTCCATACCAAAGAGTGTTCCTCTCAGTGCTCTTTCGTCTGCTCCCGTTAGTGCTCCTGTATCAACGCCTGCTCCGAGTTCTGTTCCTGTTCAGGCTTCGCCGAATACAGTCACTGCCCCAATGCCTGGCAAGATACTTAAGGTTCTTGTTAGCGAGGGTCAGGAAGTTAAAACCGGTCAGGGACTCGTTGTTCTTGAGGCCATGAAGATGGAGAATGAGATTCCAGCTCCCAAGGATGGGGTTGTAAAGAAAATCTACGTCAAAGAAGGCGACACCGTAAACACAGGCGACCCATTAATAGAACTTGAGTGA
- a CDS encoding ArsA family ATPase: protein MDEFLTPKKDFRVIFVIGKGGVGKTTTSASLATALAERGYKTLIVSLDPAHNLGDVFMEKLSDIPKQLGENLYASELDMEKLIKSYLKHLEDNLKNMYRYLTVINLEKYFEVLSYSPGIEEYATLEAIRNILLKGKEWDVIVFDTPPTGLTLRVLALPKISLIWTEKLMEIRRKILERRRMIAKIKGDQKFVLEGQEFTLPKDEEEDPVMKELKAYKEEIEFVEKVITDPDKTSVVAIMNPEMLPLYETKRAYESLKKFKVPFNLIVVNKVITVEREIPEIKVKLEAQHKVLKEIEKEFPGVRVIKVPMFSEEPRGIEWLRKIGGLILEGGGDT from the coding sequence ATGGACGAGTTTTTGACGCCCAAGAAGGATTTTAGGGTGATATTCGTCATAGGAAAAGGCGGCGTTGGAAAAACGACAACAAGTGCCTCCCTCGCAACAGCCTTGGCTGAGAGAGGCTACAAAACTCTCATAGTGTCTCTAGATCCCGCCCACAACCTTGGCGATGTCTTCATGGAGAAGCTCAGCGATATTCCCAAACAGCTCGGCGAAAACCTCTACGCGAGTGAACTCGACATGGAGAAGCTTATAAAAAGCTACCTCAAGCACCTTGAGGACAACCTGAAGAACATGTACCGCTATCTCACCGTTATAAACCTTGAGAAGTATTTCGAAGTCCTCAGCTATTCGCCGGGAATCGAGGAGTACGCGACGCTTGAAGCGATAAGGAACATCCTTCTCAAGGGAAAGGAGTGGGACGTTATAGTCTTTGATACTCCCCCAACCGGTTTGACCCTCCGTGTTCTGGCCTTGCCGAAGATCTCCTTGATATGGACCGAGAAACTTATGGAAATCAGGCGGAAGATACTCGAAAGGAGGAGGATGATAGCCAAAATAAAAGGCGATCAGAAGTTCGTCCTTGAAGGGCAGGAGTTCACCCTTCCAAAGGACGAGGAAGAAGATCCCGTTATGAAGGAGCTTAAAGCCTACAAAGAGGAAATTGAGTTCGTTGAAAAGGTCATCACAGATCCAGACAAAACGAGCGTCGTTGCAATTATGAACCCTGAAATGCTTCCGCTCTACGAGACTAAAAGAGCCTACGAGAGCCTGAAGAAGTTCAAGGTTCCCTTCAACCTCATAGTTGTCAACAAGGTGATAACTGTAGAGAGGGAAATACCAGAGATCAAAGTAAAGCTTGAGGCCCAGCACAAAGTTCTCAAAGAGATCGAAAAGGAGTTTCCGGGAGTTAGGGTCATAAAAGTACCAATGTTTTCGGAGGAGCCTAGGGGAATCGAGTGGCTCAGGAAGATCGGGGGTTTGATACTTGAGGGAGGAGGAGATACTTGA
- a CDS encoding biotin--[acetyl-CoA-carboxylase] ligase yields the protein MHWKVIRFTEVSSTNDYAREIAKEVPEGTVVVAKRQTSGRGRKGRKWASPEGGLWMTAILKPRSSPEHITKLVFVGALAVVDTLARYGIPAEIKWPNDVLVGGKKIAGILTECKLNSFALLGIGLNVNNEIPEELKEQAISMAELVGKVSIEEVLQALLRSISYWYSLFKNGMHEKILQAVRLKSSVIGRNVVIIEDGEVVLEGKAIGIDESGSLLIDRSGHIERVVYGDVSLRFADQ from the coding sequence ATGCATTGGAAGGTAATCCGGTTTACTGAGGTGAGCTCCACCAACGATTACGCAAGGGAGATAGCGAAGGAAGTGCCCGAGGGAACGGTTGTGGTGGCAAAAAGGCAGACCTCAGGAAGGGGAAGAAAGGGTCGGAAGTGGGCTTCTCCCGAAGGTGGTCTGTGGATGACGGCTATATTAAAACCCAGATCAAGCCCAGAGCATATTACAAAGCTTGTTTTTGTAGGGGCGCTTGCCGTAGTTGACACCCTTGCCCGATACGGAATTCCTGCGGAGATTAAGTGGCCCAACGACGTCCTTGTTGGTGGAAAGAAAATAGCTGGAATTCTCACCGAGTGCAAGCTTAATTCATTTGCTCTCTTAGGGATAGGTCTAAACGTCAACAACGAAATTCCGGAGGAACTCAAAGAGCAAGCAATCTCAATGGCCGAACTCGTTGGAAAGGTCAGTATTGAAGAAGTCCTCCAAGCACTCCTTAGATCCATTTCATACTGGTACAGCCTATTTAAGAACGGTATGCACGAAAAAATTCTCCAAGCCGTTCGTCTCAAAAGTTCAGTTATTGGGAGGAATGTTGTGATTATAGAGGACGGTGAAGTCGTGCTTGAGGGGAAAGCTATTGGAATAGATGAATCTGGATCCCTCCTAATTGATAGAAGTGGTCATATTGAGAGAGTAGTATACGGCGATGTTTCACTTCGTTTTGCAGATCAGTGA
- a CDS encoding type II toxin-antitoxin system VapC family toxin yields MKLFLDANLFVYLLTKTPGEDRKIVEFYAELVENHSLYTSPLVLDETIHVAKRKYRVPYRTSIEFIDEKILPYVEVLPLTVFDYLTAREIILKYKLRPSDALHIAVIQNNGLQAIVSENEDFDGLPLKRLWLEG; encoded by the coding sequence ATGAAGCTGTTCCTTGACGCCAATCTCTTCGTTTACCTGCTTACCAAAACCCCCGGAGAAGATAGAAAAATTGTAGAATTCTACGCGGAACTCGTGGAAAATCACTCCCTCTACACGAGCCCGCTGGTTCTTGACGAGACAATCCACGTTGCAAAGAGGAAGTACAGAGTTCCTTACAGGACTTCAATAGAGTTCATAGACGAGAAGATTCTGCCCTATGTGGAGGTGTTGCCCCTGACAGTTTTCGACTACCTCACAGCCAGGGAAATCATTCTCAAATACAAACTCCGCCCTTCCGATGCCCTCCACATCGCCGTAATCCAGAACAACGGCCTTCAGGCGATAGTGAGTGAGAATGAGGACTTTGACGGGCTCCCCCTCAAGAGGCTCTGGCTGGAGGGTTGA
- a CDS encoding AbrB/MazE/SpoVT family DNA-binding domain-containing protein → MIPVVSIRLKVGPKGQIVIPKVFREAYGIKEGGEVIVEPTEKGLIILPKKSKEDLIRELLEWKRKNATGKPAKLGELKNVSLEDEFDEVWGIGDEAVP, encoded by the coding sequence GTGATACCAGTGGTTAGTATCCGCCTGAAGGTCGGGCCGAAGGGCCAGATAGTCATCCCCAAGGTCTTTAGAGAAGCGTACGGCATAAAGGAGGGCGGTGAGGTTATCGTCGAGCCGACGGAGAAAGGACTCATCATACTGCCGAAGAAAAGCAAAGAGGACCTCATAAGGGAGCTTCTTGAATGGAAAAGAAAGAACGCGACGGGAAAACCAGCCAAACTAGGGGAACTGAAGAACGTAAGCCTTGAAGATGAATTCGACGAAGTCTGGGGGATTGGGGATGAAGCTGTTCCTTGA
- a CDS encoding carbon starvation protein A, which yields MNSAVTILIAAAIYLGMYFTYGKALQNKVIKADPNRPTPAHRLYDGVDYVPAHPLVLYGHHFASIAGAGPIVGPAVAMAWGWLPGLLWVWFGNVFIGAVHDYLALMSSVRYDGKSIQWIAGKLMSRRTGIAFEFYILFALLLVLAAFMSVIATIFNKTPEAATASIMFLISAVIVGYLMYKTSLHFAGATIIGLLLVALSVWLGFKYPIHASYHSWVLFLFVYIIIAASIPVWILLQPRDYLNAYILWFGLILGGLAFILIGGKGTFTAPAYTTWSANVVGGKPSPFWPTIPLVIACGSLSGFHSIVGSGTSSKQLDNELHGLLVGYGGMFTEGFLSTIVIASIAVYGLKVFQALNVPVTVDNWGAQYAIQVVKHGLKVGIFAKSYAYGLNDAFGIPVKTGAVFASLWVSAFALTTLDTATRLGRFAWQEVVGMLLDTSSGLGKTLVNKWLASIVLAGLGVWLAWGNQWLILWPSFSGMNQMLASIALMTAALWVTKVQQAGKWSWAVLIPALFLWITVTLALLWFLVVVVPGIGAVGTRYAVGFITLVGLLLNFLLVIDFWNAWKRPAEEYEAAKA from the coding sequence ATGAACTCCGCTGTAACAATATTGATAGCAGCTGCAATATATTTAGGCATGTACTTTACATACGGCAAGGCCCTTCAAAATAAGGTCATTAAAGCCGACCCCAACAGGCCAACACCTGCCCACAGGCTCTACGATGGAGTTGACTACGTCCCAGCGCACCCGCTCGTTCTCTACGGACACCACTTCGCTTCGATAGCTGGCGCGGGTCCAATTGTGGGTCCAGCGGTTGCAATGGCTTGGGGTTGGCTCCCGGGATTGTTATGGGTCTGGTTCGGAAACGTGTTCATCGGTGCAGTTCACGACTATCTGGCACTGATGTCATCTGTCCGCTATGATGGTAAGTCAATCCAGTGGATTGCAGGAAAGCTCATGAGCAGAAGGACGGGAATTGCCTTTGAGTTCTACATACTGTTTGCACTGCTCCTCGTCCTAGCGGCGTTCATGTCAGTTATAGCCACAATCTTCAACAAGACCCCAGAGGCAGCAACCGCTTCGATAATGTTCCTGATCTCGGCAGTAATAGTCGGCTACCTCATGTACAAGACCAGCCTGCACTTCGCAGGGGCAACGATAATCGGCCTGCTCCTTGTTGCGCTATCAGTGTGGCTTGGCTTCAAGTACCCGATCCACGCAAGCTACCACAGCTGGGTGCTCTTCCTGTTCGTGTATATAATCATAGCGGCATCGATTCCAGTTTGGATCCTGCTACAGCCTAGGGATTACCTCAACGCCTACATCCTGTGGTTTGGCCTGATCCTCGGCGGTCTGGCCTTTATACTCATCGGCGGCAAGGGAACGTTTACCGCTCCAGCTTACACCACATGGAGCGCCAACGTTGTCGGTGGAAAGCCCTCACCCTTCTGGCCGACCATACCGCTCGTCATCGCCTGTGGTTCGCTGAGCGGATTCCACTCCATCGTCGGTTCTGGAACTTCATCCAAACAGCTTGACAACGAGCTTCACGGCCTGCTCGTCGGCTACGGTGGAATGTTTACCGAGGGCTTCCTCTCAACGATAGTCATAGCTTCGATAGCAGTTTATGGTCTCAAGGTCTTCCAGGCCCTCAACGTGCCAGTTACCGTTGACAACTGGGGTGCTCAGTACGCAATACAGGTCGTCAAGCACGGTCTCAAGGTCGGCATCTTCGCCAAGAGCTACGCCTACGGTCTGAACGATGCCTTTGGAATACCGGTCAAAACCGGTGCTGTCTTCGCAAGCCTGTGGGTTTCAGCCTTTGCCCTGACCACACTCGACACCGCTACCAGGCTTGGAAGGTTTGCATGGCAGGAAGTCGTTGGAATGCTCCTCGATACCAGCAGCGGGCTTGGAAAAACCCTCGTTAACAAGTGGCTCGCCTCAATAGTCTTAGCAGGTCTCGGCGTCTGGCTTGCATGGGGCAACCAGTGGCTCATCCTCTGGCCATCCTTCAGCGGTATGAACCAGATGCTGGCGAGCATTGCTTTAATGACCGCGGCCCTATGGGTTACCAAGGTACAGCAGGCAGGAAAGTGGAGCTGGGCGGTGCTAATTCCAGCGCTCTTCCTGTGGATTACAGTTACTCTGGCACTGCTCTGGTTCCTCGTGGTGGTTGTCCCAGGAATCGGAGCAGTTGGTACCAGATACGCGGTAGGGTTCATAACCCTCGTCGGCCTGCTCCTGAACTTCCTGCTGGTCATCGACTTCTGGAACGCATGGAAGAGACCAGCAGAGGAGTACGAGGCAGCGAAGGCCTGA